One Methanolinea sp. DNA window includes the following coding sequences:
- a CDS encoding Coenzyme F420 hydrogenase/dehydrogenase, beta subunit C-terminal domain produces MGLFSGKTDVKKGDMFYAWTSDEDIAKRAECGGAVTGLLKYALAQGIVDGVIAVRKGQDIYDAVPVLVTDPSQLKETAGSLHCGTLLLANAARKFTEGSKGMKIAVTVKGCDVMAFHELAKRKKVDLGNLLLIGVNCGGTVSPVMARKMIREKFGVDPDTVTKEEIDRGQFIIEYPGGHKGIKIDDLEEEGYGRRSNCRRCLYKVPRQADLACGNWGVIGDKAGKATFVEVCSEKGADLLARAVRDGTLKIEKPDPKGIEMRAKVEGAMVKLGEKWRKKDFEALSGDLWGTIRKETSRCIKCYSCIENCPVCFPSADALTRKGYFVRPGEVPPNPMFHLRRFAHISDSCINCGQCEELCAMDIPLARFSHAIRVEADSAFEPKLGRPEYKN; encoded by the coding sequence ATGGGACTCTTTTCCGGGAAAACAGACGTGAAGAAAGGCGACATGTTCTATGCGTGGACAAGTGACGAGGATATCGCGAAGAGAGCCGAGTGCGGCGGTGCGGTGACGGGGCTCCTGAAGTATGCCCTCGCACAGGGGATAGTGGACGGTGTCATTGCTGTCAGGAAGGGCCAGGACATCTACGACGCGGTCCCGGTCCTCGTCACCGACCCGTCCCAGCTGAAGGAGACTGCCGGGTCCCTCCACTGCGGGACGCTCCTCCTCGCGAATGCTGCCCGGAAGTTCACGGAAGGTTCGAAGGGGATGAAAATCGCGGTCACCGTGAAAGGCTGCGATGTCATGGCGTTCCACGAGCTCGCGAAGAGGAAGAAGGTCGACCTCGGGAATCTCCTCCTCATCGGCGTCAACTGCGGGGGGACGGTAAGCCCCGTGATGGCACGCAAGATGATCCGCGAGAAGTTCGGGGTCGACCCCGACACGGTCACGAAGGAGGAGATCGACCGTGGCCAGTTCATCATCGAGTACCCGGGAGGCCACAAGGGCATCAAGATCGATGACCTCGAGGAGGAGGGCTACGGGCGCCGCTCCAACTGCCGCCGGTGCCTCTACAAGGTCCCGCGCCAGGCCGACCTCGCGTGCGGGAACTGGGGTGTCATCGGCGACAAGGCCGGCAAGGCGACTTTCGTCGAAGTCTGCAGCGAGAAGGGTGCCGACCTCCTCGCGCGCGCGGTGAGAGATGGTACGCTCAAGATAGAGAAGCCGGACCCGAAGGGCATCGAGATGCGCGCGAAGGTCGAGGGCGCGATGGTCAAGCTCGGGGAGAAATGGAGGAAGAAGGACTTCGAGGCACTCTCCGGCGACCTGTGGGGGACGATCAGGAAAGAGACATCCCGGTGCATCAAGTGTTACTCGTGCATCGAGAACTGCCCCGTCTGCTTCCCCTCTGCCGATGCCCTCACAAGGAAGGGATACTTCGTGAGACCAGGCGAGGTCCCGCCCAACCCCATGTTCCACCTCCGCCGGTTTGCCCACATCTCGGACTCCTGCATCAACTGCGGCCAGTGCGAGGAGCTCTGCGCGATGGACATCCCACTCGCCCGGTTCTCGCACGCAATCAGGGTCGAGGCAGATTCTGCGTTTGAACCAAAGCTCGGGAGACCCGAGTACAAGAACTGA
- a CDS encoding DUF475 domain-containing protein, giving the protein MDVFSSILIVAGLVLFETITSIDNAIINAEVLSTMKEWARRWFLLWGLLFAVFVVRGVMPWIIVWMSTPSLGPVGALTATFSSDPAVIAAIEESAPVLLMGGGTFLVFLFFHWLFLEPKFYGLRGERYIATKGVWFFAVVSVLLTFLVWEALGVNPMMAFGAVVGSTAFFIVHGFRQNAEEQEKRMVGGNMSDISKIFYLEVIDATFSIDGVLGAFAFTLSVPLIILGNGMGAFVVRELTVRNVENIRKYRYLKNGAMYSILVLGTIMILDAFGAHIPSWLSPLVTFAIVGFFFYKSVRYVALREQE; this is encoded by the coding sequence ATGGACGTTTTTTCCTCGATTCTCATCGTCGCCGGCCTCGTCCTCTTCGAGACGATCACGAGCATCGACAACGCGATCATCAACGCAGAGGTCCTCTCGACGATGAAGGAGTGGGCGAGGCGGTGGTTCCTCCTCTGGGGCCTCCTCTTCGCGGTCTTCGTGGTCCGGGGTGTCATGCCGTGGATCATCGTCTGGATGTCCACGCCGTCCCTCGGGCCCGTGGGGGCCCTCACCGCGACGTTCTCGAGCGATCCCGCGGTGATCGCGGCGATCGAGGAGTCCGCGCCGGTCCTCCTCATGGGAGGGGGAACGTTCCTCGTCTTCCTCTTCTTCCACTGGCTCTTCCTCGAGCCGAAGTTCTACGGGCTCCGCGGCGAGCGGTACATCGCGACGAAGGGCGTCTGGTTCTTCGCGGTCGTCTCCGTCCTCCTCACGTTCCTCGTCTGGGAGGCACTCGGCGTGAACCCCATGATGGCCTTCGGCGCCGTTGTCGGGTCGACCGCGTTCTTCATCGTCCACGGCTTCCGCCAGAACGCGGAGGAGCAGGAGAAGAGGATGGTCGGCGGGAACATGTCGGACATCTCGAAGATATTCTACCTCGAGGTGATCGACGCGACGTTCTCGATTGACGGGGTGCTCGGTGCATTCGCGTTCACGCTCTCGGTCCCCCTCATCATCCTCGGGAACGGGATGGGCGCGTTCGTCGTGAGGGAACTCACGGTCAGGAACGTGGAGAACATCAGGAAGTACCGGTACCTCAAGAACGGCGCGATGTACTCCATCCTCGTCCTCGGGACGATCATGATCCTCGATGCTTTCGGCGCCCACATCCCGAGCTGGCTCTCGCCCCTCGTCACTTTCGCGATAGTGGGATTCTTCTTCTACAAGTCAGTGCGGTACGTCGCGCTCCGGGAACAGGAGTGA
- a CDS encoding 2,5-diamino-6-(ribosylamino)-4(3H)-pyrimidinone 5'-phosphate reductase, with product MERPHVIVNLAMSADGKISTRERRQVKISGPSDFARVDRLKAECDGIMVGIGTVLADDPSLTVKSPHLVEERVRRGLPEHPTRIVVDSRARTPLTAAVLHRGSGRRIVACSAAADGGRVAALREYAEVIVAGESEVDLPALMGALHEKGISRLMVEGGGTLIGALFAAGLVDELITFVGNIVIGGRDAPTPADGAGFIREDEFPRLSLFSLERMDQGVLLHWMVER from the coding sequence ATGGAGCGCCCCCACGTCATCGTGAATCTCGCCATGAGCGCGGACGGGAAGATCTCGACGCGGGAACGAAGGCAGGTGAAGATCTCGGGCCCGTCTGACTTCGCCCGCGTGGACCGGCTCAAGGCGGAGTGCGACGGGATCATGGTCGGGATCGGGACCGTCCTCGCCGACGATCCCTCCCTCACGGTGAAGTCCCCGCACCTCGTCGAGGAGAGGGTGAGGAGGGGCCTTCCCGAACATCCCACGAGGATCGTCGTCGACTCCCGCGCGCGGACGCCCCTCACCGCGGCGGTGCTCCACCGGGGGAGCGGCAGGAGGATCGTCGCGTGCAGCGCGGCAGCGGATGGGGGGCGCGTCGCGGCCCTCAGGGAGTACGCCGAGGTGATCGTCGCCGGGGAATCGGAGGTCGACCTGCCCGCACTCATGGGAGCACTCCACGAAAAAGGGATCTCGAGGCTGATGGTCGAGGGAGGCGGCACGCTCATTGGGGCCCTCTTTGCCGCGGGGCTCGTCGACGAGCTGATCACGTTCGTCGGGAACATCGTCATCGGGGGCAGGGATGCGCCGACGCCGGCCGACGGGGCTGGCTTCATCCGCGAGGACGAGTTCCCCCGCCTCTCCCTCTTCTCCCTCGAGCGGATGGACCAGGGAGTCCTCCTCCACTGGATGGTGGAGAGGTAA
- a CDS encoding anion transporter, translating into MSPVPVPAVPVLVLLGVFVLIAVRQVGRFRFRIWQAMCIGAAAVLVLGQIDPLRALRAVNPDVMLFLFGMFVVGEALDRSGYLNSLAFRLFSRARDGREFILLVLLAMGSFSAILMNDTVAIIGTPVAITYACRFGIDPKRALLALCIAVTTGSVCSPIGNPQNLLIATYGGLPQPFSTFFAFLALPTLVNLAVAYIFLTRGMRKDEYRCTFDGSEGRVKDRDLARIARLSLVLIVTLIAVRTAIGHDLFSLSLIALAGALPVLLLSRERLTIVRNIDWPTLAFFAAMFVLMQSVYDTGFFQSGIDFGAVTSVPLLLGTSVVMSQFISNVPFIALFLPLMGGDGMPVRSLMALAAGSTIAGNLTVLGAASNVIVIENAERRGYTLTFWEFLRVGAPLTAAQVLVYWAFLSWF; encoded by the coding sequence ATGTCCCCCGTTCCCGTCCCGGCGGTCCCCGTCCTCGTCCTCCTCGGTGTCTTCGTGCTGATCGCGGTCCGGCAGGTCGGGAGGTTTCGGTTCCGGATCTGGCAGGCGATGTGCATCGGCGCCGCGGCGGTCCTCGTGCTCGGGCAGATCGATCCCCTCCGCGCCCTCCGCGCGGTCAACCCGGACGTGATGCTCTTCCTCTTCGGGATGTTCGTCGTCGGCGAGGCGCTCGATCGGAGCGGGTACTTGAACAGCCTCGCGTTCCGGCTCTTCTCGAGGGCCCGCGACGGGAGGGAGTTCATCCTCCTCGTCCTCCTCGCCATGGGATCGTTCTCGGCCATCCTGATGAACGACACCGTCGCGATCATCGGGACGCCCGTCGCGATCACGTACGCGTGCCGGTTCGGGATCGACCCTAAGAGGGCCCTCCTCGCGCTCTGCATCGCCGTGACGACCGGCAGCGTGTGCAGCCCGATCGGGAACCCCCAGAACCTCCTCATCGCCACGTACGGCGGTCTTCCCCAGCCATTCTCGACCTTCTTCGCCTTCCTCGCCCTGCCGACGCTCGTGAACCTCGCCGTCGCGTACATCTTCCTCACCCGCGGCATGCGGAAGGACGAGTACAGGTGCACGTTCGACGGGAGCGAGGGCCGGGTGAAGGACAGGGACCTCGCACGCATCGCCCGTCTCTCCCTCGTCCTCATCGTCACCCTCATCGCGGTCAGGACCGCGATCGGCCACGATCTCTTCTCCCTCTCCCTCATCGCGCTCGCGGGTGCGCTCCCCGTGCTCCTCCTGTCCCGCGAGCGTCTCACCATCGTGAGGAACATCGACTGGCCCACGCTCGCGTTCTTCGCCGCGATGTTCGTGCTGATGCAGAGCGTGTACGACACGGGCTTCTTCCAGTCGGGAATCGACTTTGGCGCCGTCACGTCGGTCCCCCTCCTCCTCGGGACGAGCGTCGTCATGAGCCAGTTCATCTCGAACGTCCCGTTCATCGCACTCTTCCTCCCGCTCATGGGGGGCGACGGGATGCCGGTCCGCTCGCTGATGGCCCTCGCCGCGGGGAGCACGATCGCGGGGAACCTCACGGTGCTCGGCGCGGCGAGCAACGTCATCGTCATCGAGAACGCGGAGAGGAGGGGGTACACCCTCACGTTCTGGGAGTTCCTGAGGGTGGGGGCACCGCTCACCGCCGCGCAGGTCCTCGTGTACTGGGCGTTCCTCTCGTGGTTCTGA
- a CDS encoding heavy metal translocating P-type ATPase: protein MGKEDVILKVSGMHCASCAATLKRALEATGKVDAAEVDLVGGTVRVTPGPPGVTLSELEETVRKAGFEVVHESITLKVGGMHCASCAGAVERALASLPGVAKATVNLATGEVSVLYNPSLATVREMGRAIGDAGYAFLGVAGVGAAEPGEEQGARGLRDISRRFSIGFGVSIPVFAAMLLSPPGTLHRYSLVLLGITTPAFLYVAYPIYRAAAASLRNRALTMDVMYAMGTGVAFAASVAATFDLGLPREFMLYDTALMLASFLMLGRYLEERAKGRTTDAIRALARLAPRVATLVTPGGERQVPVSEVRVGDIVRVTPGDSVPVDGVVVRGESAVDESMVTGEPLPAYKAPGSRVVAGTINTNGVLEVRAERVGEETVLARIVALVREAQASRPPVQRLADTAVAYFIPSILAVATATFLLWFLVLGAPAGFAITAFISVIVVACPCALGLATPTAVTVGIGRGAELGILVRNGEALEVADRVTDVVLDKTGTLTEGRPAVTDLVPVGTDEKTLLSLAAAVERNSKHPLSRAIVEKAAGEGVPPGEAEDFSQHGGRGVSARVRGEVVLVGNREFMEENGVPVSPGEEGILAGLEGEGKTAVLVAAGGRVAGIIGISDPPRKTTQAAIGEFRRMGLSIRMVTGDNRRTAEALGKALGITEIVAGVLPDGKAHVIKELKREGRVVAFVGDGVNDAPALATADVGIAMGGGTDVAVESGDIVLTRDDVLHAAAALELARKVMARIRGNLFWAFAYNAALVPIAAGALYPLTGTLLRPELAALAMAASSVSVVSLSLTLKRYVPPALAAAGREGG, encoded by the coding sequence GTGGGAAAGGAGGACGTGATCTTGAAGGTCTCCGGGATGCACTGCGCGTCATGCGCGGCCACCCTCAAGAGAGCCCTCGAGGCGACCGGGAAGGTCGACGCGGCAGAGGTGGACCTCGTGGGGGGGACGGTGCGGGTCACCCCCGGTCCCCCGGGTGTGACGCTTTCGGAACTCGAGGAGACTGTGAGGAAGGCCGGGTTCGAGGTGGTCCACGAGAGCATCACCCTGAAGGTCGGCGGGATGCACTGCGCGTCGTGCGCGGGTGCCGTGGAGAGGGCGCTCGCGTCGCTCCCGGGTGTCGCGAAGGCGACCGTCAACCTCGCGACGGGTGAAGTATCGGTCCTCTACAACCCGTCCCTTGCGACGGTCAGAGAGATGGGGCGGGCGATCGGGGATGCCGGCTACGCCTTCCTCGGTGTCGCCGGCGTCGGGGCCGCGGAACCCGGGGAGGAACAGGGGGCCCGCGGCCTCCGCGACATATCGAGGAGGTTTTCCATCGGTTTTGGGGTGAGCATCCCGGTCTTCGCCGCGATGCTCCTCTCTCCCCCCGGGACCCTCCACCGGTATTCCCTCGTCCTCCTCGGGATCACCACCCCTGCCTTCCTCTACGTGGCGTACCCCATCTACAGGGCCGCGGCTGCATCCCTCCGGAACCGGGCACTCACCATGGACGTGATGTATGCCATGGGCACCGGGGTCGCATTCGCGGCGAGCGTGGCCGCGACCTTCGATCTCGGGCTCCCCCGCGAATTCATGCTCTACGATACCGCGCTCATGCTCGCCTCGTTCCTGATGCTCGGGAGGTACCTCGAGGAGAGGGCGAAGGGCAGGACGACGGACGCGATCAGGGCGCTCGCGAGGCTCGCGCCCCGGGTGGCAACCCTCGTGACACCCGGGGGGGAGAGGCAGGTCCCGGTCAGCGAGGTGAGGGTGGGCGACATCGTCAGGGTCACCCCGGGCGACAGCGTCCCGGTGGACGGGGTCGTCGTGCGGGGGGAGAGCGCGGTCGACGAGTCGATGGTCACGGGCGAGCCCCTGCCCGCCTACAAGGCGCCCGGTTCGAGGGTGGTCGCGGGCACGATCAACACGAACGGCGTCCTCGAGGTGAGGGCAGAGAGGGTGGGGGAGGAGACGGTCCTCGCGCGGATCGTCGCCCTCGTCCGCGAGGCGCAGGCATCCCGTCCCCCCGTCCAGAGGCTCGCGGACACGGCGGTCGCGTACTTCATCCCGTCGATCCTCGCCGTCGCGACGGCGACATTCCTCCTGTGGTTCCTCGTCCTCGGCGCCCCCGCGGGTTTCGCCATCACGGCATTCATCTCTGTCATCGTCGTCGCGTGCCCCTGTGCCCTCGGCCTCGCGACACCCACGGCCGTCACCGTGGGGATCGGGCGGGGCGCGGAACTCGGGATCCTCGTGCGCAATGGCGAGGCACTCGAGGTCGCCGACCGCGTCACGGACGTCGTCCTCGACAAGACGGGCACCCTCACGGAGGGGAGACCCGCCGTGACAGACCTCGTCCCGGTCGGAACCGACGAAAAGACGCTCCTCTCCCTCGCGGCAGCGGTGGAGAGGAACTCGAAACACCCCCTGTCCCGGGCCATCGTGGAGAAGGCGGCAGGAGAAGGCGTTCCCCCGGGAGAGGCGGAGGACTTCTCCCAACACGGGGGGAGGGGCGTCTCCGCGCGCGTCCGCGGGGAGGTGGTCCTCGTGGGGAACCGGGAGTTCATGGAGGAGAACGGTGTCCCCGTCTCCCCGGGGGAGGAAGGGATCCTCGCGGGGCTCGAGGGAGAGGGGAAGACCGCGGTCCTCGTCGCCGCGGGGGGCCGGGTGGCAGGGATCATCGGCATCTCCGACCCGCCCCGGAAAACGACGCAGGCCGCGATCGGGGAGTTCCGGCGGATGGGCCTCTCCATCCGGATGGTCACCGGCGACAACAGGCGGACCGCCGAGGCGCTCGGGAAGGCCCTCGGGATCACCGAGATCGTGGCGGGTGTCCTCCCCGACGGGAAGGCGCACGTCATCAAGGAGCTCAAGAGGGAGGGGAGGGTCGTCGCGTTCGTGGGGGACGGGGTGAACGACGCCCCGGCCCTCGCGACGGCCGACGTCGGGATCGCGATGGGTGGCGGGACGGACGTCGCGGTGGAGAGCGGCGACATCGTCCTCACGCGCGACGACGTCCTCCACGCGGCAGCGGCGCTGGAGCTCGCGCGGAAGGTGATGGCGAGGATCCGCGGGAACCTCTTCTGGGCATTCGCGTACAACGCGGCCCTCGTCCCGATCGCCGCGGGTGCCCTCTACCCCCTCACCGGCACCCTCCTCCGCCCCGAGCTCGCGGCGCTCGCGATGGCTGCAAGCTCCGTCTCCGTCGTCTCGCTCTCGCTCACGCTAAAGCGGTACGTGCCGCCCGCACTGGCCGCCGCGGGAAGAGAGGGGGGATGA